One window from the genome of Salvia miltiorrhiza cultivar Shanhuang (shh) chromosome 7, IMPLAD_Smil_shh, whole genome shotgun sequence encodes:
- the LOC130992135 gene encoding protein ASPARTIC PROTEASE IN GUARD CELL 2, giving the protein MPTLFILLLLLLSPPPPAFSATITTTSAGHAIPFPHYEHLNIKQSIAAATKLRPSSAFPDTKTAVKNDTGVKLHLLHRDKLPFSWQKEHRRRFEARMKRDARRVASLLRRTSGAYEVADFGAEVVSGMDQGSGEYFVRIGVGSPARSQYMVIDSGSDIVWVQCQPCTQCYHQSDPVFDPADSASFSGVSCSSSVCDRVENSGCHAGRCKYEVSYGDGSYTKGTLALETLTVGHTTVQNVAIGCGHMNRGMFVGAAGLLGLGGGSMSLVGQLGGQTGQAFSYCLVSRGTASYGSLEFGRSVMPVGAAWVPLLQNLRAPSFYYIGLSGLGVGGTRVPVSEDTFKLSESGDGGVVMDTGTAVTRLPAAAYVAFRDAFLAETANLPRAGEVSIFDTCYDLNGFVTVRVPTVSFFLSGGPILTLPARNFLIPVDERGTFCFAFAPSPSDLSIIGNIQQEGIQISFNAANGYVGFGPNVC; this is encoded by the coding sequence ATGCCAACACTCTTCattcttctcctcctcctcctctcccCGCCGCCACCCGCCTTCTCGGCCACCATCACCACCACCTCCGCCGGCCATGCAATCCCATTCCCCCACTACGAGCACCTCAACATCAAACAATccatcgccgccgccaccaAGCTCCGCCCCTCCTCCGCCTTCCCCGACACCAAAACCGCCGTCAAAAACGACACCGGCGTGAAACTCCACCTCCTCCACCGCGACAAGCTGCCCTTCTCCTGGCAGAAGGAGCACCGCCGCCGCTTCGAAGCCCGCATGAAGCGCGACGCCCGGCGTGTGGCCAGCCTGCTCCGCCGCACCTCCGGCGCCTACGAGGTGGCCGACTTCGGCGCGGAGGTGGTCTCCGGCATGGACCAAGGCAGCGGCGAGTACTTCGTGAGGATCGGCGTGGGAAGCCCGGCCCGGAGCCAGTACATGGTGATCGACTCCGGCAGCGACATCGTCTGGGTTCAATGCCAGCCATGCACCCAATGCTACCACCAATCCGACCCGGTCTTCGACCCGGCCGACTCCGCCTCCTTCTCGGGCGTCTCATGCAGCTCCTCCGTCTGCGATCGGGTCGAGAATTCGGGCTGCCATGCGGGTCGGTGCAAGTACGAGGTTTCGTACGGAGACGGGTCGTATACCAAGGGTACCCTCGCCTTGGAAACGCTCACGGTTGGCCACACCACCGTCCAAAACGTCGCAATCGGGTGCGGGCATATGAACCGGGGCATGTTCGTCGGGGCGGCCGGGTTGTTGGGTTTGGGCGGGGGATCCATGTCCCTCGTGGGCCAGCTTGGCGGGCAGACGGGTCAGGCTTTTAGCTACTGTTTAGTCAGCCGGGGCACGGCCTCCTACGGGTCGCTCGAATTCGGGCGCTCCGTAATGCCCGTGGGGGCCGCGTGGGTTCCACTGCTCCAAAACCTCCGCGCCCCGAGTTTTTACTACATCGGGCTCTCGGGCCTTGGAGTCGGGGGAACCCGGGTGCCCGTATCCGAAGACACCTTCAAGCTCTCCGAGTCGGGCGATGGCGGGGTGGTCATGGACACGGGCACCGCCGTCACAAGGCTGCCCGCAGCCGCCTACGTGGCATTTCGGGACGCCTTCTTGGCGGAGACGGCGAACCTGCCTCGGGCCGGCGAGGTATCCATATTCGATACTTGTTATGACTTAAACGGGTTCGTGACGGTTCGGGTCCCGACTGTTTCGTTCTTCTTGTCGGGCGGGCCGATCCTGACCCTGCCGGCCCGGAACTTTCTAATTCCGGTGGACGAAAGGGGCACATTCTGCTTCGCATTCGCGCCGTCGCCTTCGGATCTTTCTATAATAGGAAATATTCAGCAAGAAGGCATCCAAATCTCTTTTAATGCGGCGAATGGATATGTCGGGTTCGGGCCCAACGTTTGCTGA